The Methanobacterium sp. genomic interval AGATCTTTTGGTCAATGCTCTCAATGATTCAATTATTATCCAGAAGAGCCTTAACTTAATTTTTAAGGTTATTTTACCATCTATTCTTTCTTTTTGAAAATCAGGTTCTACAGATAAAGATGTATTTTGAAAAATACCTGTAAAAGCAGTTAAAGACCATAAATAACCACATATAACTACAGTATCCACTGGACTGCCGAGTCCAATGAT includes:
- a CDS encoding DUF2953 domain-containing protein → IIGLGSPVDTVVICGYLWSLTAFTGIFQNTSLSVEPDFQKERIDGKITLKIKLRLFWIIIESLRALTKRSFRSLFNELRKMR